AAAAACAATGAAAATATAGGAGTTGGCTATCCAAAACAACCAATGCAAATACTAGCTACAATATGGTGTGGAGATAGTTGGGCAACAGATGGAGGATTAACAAAGACCAATTGGTCTTTTTCACCTTTCAAAGCTCATTTTCAAGATTTCAAAATTGGTGGATGCCCAATAATTAACTCAAATACTAATAATTGCAATTCACAAAATTATTGGTGGAACCAAAGAAAATATTGGAAGTTGAGTTCTACACAAAGAAAATCATATGATGAATATAGAGCCAAGTATAAAACTTATGATTATTGTGATGATAGGGCTAGATTTCCTACTCCACCCCTAGAATGTGTTTCATAAATATGATCAACATATAGAAAAATGGTACTTTTGTATAAACGTCAGTCATTatctataataatattataatgatcaagtttttttcacttttttttcaaatcaatttttcatgttatattatatgttttctataataatattttattataacagTAAAAAATTATCTAGACAAAGAATATTATTATAGAGAAATTAATCgtgcatattttttttatttaattttataacaatatacatatactatatataGTTCGAATTCTAGACCAGGGTTGTATATTATACCAATATACACTTTAAATTCCTTTGCCCCAAAACATATATCTTCTGTGCCACTTACCTCAATTACCATCGTCATCTCCTACCAATCATATTCTCTTTAATTTGACAACGACGATGACATTCGATGGGTCAAATCGTTGAATGAAATATCAGTTGGTGGATCGAATACATAAAAAACTAGCTACTCttttgatttcaatttttacATTGAATTAATCGATAACCGATGAATCACTAAACAAACTAAATGAATCgagattttattaattttatagcAATTTAAcacgtaatttttttttataaatgataAGCTAAACCGTTAAATACAAAAATTGAACAGAACCACCCGATAAGCGCTCCTACTTTCTATTGCCCCACTTAACCGCTTACGAAACCCGATCCGAACTTTGACCCCGACTCGATCCGACCCGGTTCATGGCAAATTAGTAGTTAAACAGAATATGTGcacttattttaattttccCTCTTCCTTAGTTATCCCTGCAGGGGCCACTTCCAATTTTCAGTTCCTGCCAGCTCGTGTACAGAATTAGGGTTAGGGTTCCGATCAATTCCAAGTACGATGTACGCTGATCGGGTGGAAACAGTAACCAGGAGGTCCATAAAAGAAAGGATTAACGGCAATGCTGATGATGATTCTCGTCGCCGGAGACAAATTACCGGCAagaggttttttttttccagctATCTCTGTCTATATCATTTATTAATGTATGCGGAGCATCGCGCTACTCATGTTATTACTTTGTGCTATGTGTGCGACCTTATTAGTatacttttttgtttttatttagaAAATAGTTTTACTGTATGTGTTTCGAGAATTGCACCAATTACTGCTTTGAGCTTAGAAAGAAATCTTGGTTGCACAAGGGTGTGGTCTAGTGATCCATGAAGTGGTTGAGAGTCCCAAGACAAAAAAAGCTAGGTGTTTCTTACCATCTGTCTTAGGATAGAGTTACCTGGACCTGGTGTTGGTGGGAGGTGACAGGTGTCTCGTAAAATCGGTCGAGCTGTGTGAAAGCTGGCCCAAGCACCATGGTCATTAAAGAACTAAAATAaaccttcattttttttaaaaaataatcaattataTATGTGCTTTAAGCAGCAGGCGGTGTTGCAGCATTGCCTGAATTTTTGTGTGTGAATTTGGTTATTGGAGAACATAGAAATAAATTTTTGGTTATTGTTTTCCAAAATTTGttcaattaatttatatatgtgGTTTAAGCTGCAGGTTTTGCTGCACtgctgcccaattttttttttttgaaactggaaAAAATTGGACCATTTCTCGATTTCTGTGTGTCATCCTTGGTATGGGCCATGCTAATCTTCTCTATATCATTCTAATTTTATTGGATGTCCCCCAAAGGGACAGTGCTGACAAAATATTTGTGTGTGGATTTGGTTAGATATATTGCTCAGTAGTTTAAATCAGTTTTTTTGCAGCAGACCGTAAGATGCCTTGATATTAAGGAGATCAATCATGAATATTTGTTTAAAAATGGCTTATCATGTGCACAAAGGGCTCCTGGTTAGTGCAGGGAAGGTAGAGTGAGTGCATACTGTAAGTAGCATACCCTTTTGCATTTCTGCGAAGAGGTTATCTTACGCCTCGAACCCATATGACCTACAGGTCACCATGTCATTACGGGAGTAACTATACCATAGTTTCTTACTGGAATGATTATTCTCTTCTTTTAGAGTATCACAGGAGAGGCTTGTAGTTAGCATTTAAACATTCACTAGCTCACTGTTTGTCGtgatctaatttatttttttggactcACTGAACTCAGCTAGAAATGGATAGAATTCAGCTGATTAGATTGGGTCTCCAGTTCAATTTTAGCTGGTCATCTTGTTTATTTCCCTTAGAAGAATGCTAGCTTTGGCCAGATAAAGACATGGGAAGATTCTTCTGATGATTGAATTTTGTTTTATTGAAAGCTTCATTGTTGCTTATTTGGTTTTCCGCTTATTGCTTGTTTATGTTTCCTAGAATtggaaactaaaaaaatattgttgggGGCACTGGATTCATGTAGATGGATTTGATGCTTGATGTTTCAATAGCATTGAAAATTTTATTCAATATAATACTATGATCAGTCTAGCGAAAATACCGTATGTGGCCATTATTTATTATGAGTAATTTTATGAGATGAATCATATTTATCTTTACAGCTCAAAAAAGCATTTTCTTTAGAAAAAAAGAATCTTTTTGATCTTTTTGTTAACaactttaattcttttttttcagGCGTAGAGAAGAGGACGATAAATGGGTGCATGACCTTTATGAGCCTCATGAACTTCAAGGATCAAGTATGTGGTGTTTGATAACCACGCTATTCATATAGCAATTTTTCTTAAATGAATGGGCAGTATTTTGTGTTCTGCAGTAGAaggttgattttttcttttgttgtgCGCTTGTATAGATCAGAGAGTTGGTACAAAGGATCTTCGTCTCAAACTCCAACGAAGAAGAAGTATCCAACAAGCTACTCAAATTATAAAAGGTTCTTTATCTGGAGGTATGAGGGATCTGCGGGAAAAGCTCTCTGGTACTGTATTCTCGCAAACAGTGAGAACTGATGCATCCCCAAAAAAGTTGAAGTCAATTCCTGAAGTAAGCCAACCTGCCAAGAGATGTGTCATAGCTGAAGCTCCTGCTTCGGAGACCAAAACTGTTGCCACCAAAGTTTCTAAGAAGAAGTCTCAGCAGAAGGCAAGTATATCTCACTTACCCAGATTAATTTTACAAATGAGATCCTTGCTGCTAGAAATTGTGCAGCCCGTTCAAAAATTCACAATCTAAGGCAAAAAGCGTGAGTTTGAGAATGTATTTAAGCTCCACTTTTGGTTATTGTTTTATAGAATGTTATGTTGCTACTAAAACAAAACAATCCTTAAAGAAAACCACCAGCGGAGAAGGGTGAAGGGAGGTCTTAGACAAAGTTCTTTAAGTATTAAGATACTTAAATTTGCTGTAGTTGGATGTTGGATCTTGTTTTCCTTGTAGCTATTGCGTGAAAGTTCAGAAAGTATTATGCTTATAGGAGTCTTCAGGTACGGAATTAGAATGCTGTGACATGTAATCAGATGACAAGTAGAAGTGGTTGCTTAATTTAGGTATATCTATTAGTCGTCAATTTTATTTGTGTGGTTCATAGTAACTTCTGTTTCTTGCTTACCATTCACTTCCATAGTTGAGTCTGCTGGAAGATTTAAAGACTTCATTGTTGTGTATGTGTTTTCTGTGGGTAGGAATGATATATGCTTCCTGGACTTCTCAATATGGCTGGAGTAACTGGCAGTGGACACTACATTACACTGTCAAGTCTTCATTATAAGAGCCTACTTGCAATACCTTATTGCCAGGGACCGAACTACATGTATATAATTTGCTTTATCGTTATTCCCAGTTTGATACATGTGCTTTCTGGACATATTTTGTTTTGTTGTGTATGATTATGCTGTGGGTAGGAGTGATATATGCTTCCCGGATTCTTGAAAATGGCTGGAGTGACTGGGCGTTGACACAACATTACACTGTGAAGTCTTCATTTTCCAGATCCTACTTGCAATACATGTCTGGGCCCGAACCACATAGAAATTACTTTATCGTTTATGCCTTGTTTGATAGAGGTGCTCTTTGGGTGtactaattttattttcttgtataTGCCTATGATGAGGGTAGGAATTGTTTATGCTACCTAAACCCTTCAATGTTGCTGGAGTGATCGGGTCAATAGTAGGTAAAACTTATAAGATACCACTGACTCTGATATCTGATAAGGTTTACGACCCACCTTTCTAAACTGAAAATTAGACCAGTGTGGTATTCAATATACTTTTCCAAGAAAGCAAAGCTAAGACGTCTCCTCTCCATTTGTGCCAATTGTTCAGTGTGTTCACTTCCTGTATGTGACATCCCGATCAACTAGTTAAATAAATAGAAGCCAAAAATGTTATTGCAAATAAAACGAATATGCTTGGTCAACATTATGCAAGGTAAGATCATTTAAATGGAGTGTCTTTACCCCCCGGAAGATGATTATCCACCTATTTCAGCACTTTCTAGTGCTCATGCGTTGTTGCCAAGGAGGAACACATACCTCGTAAAGATCTAATTAAAGATAGATGGTGAATGAGAAGTACTCAAccttattttgttttttatttatttaattttattatagaCTAGGGAAGGATATTCTTGTGGACAGGACCCTCCACCTTCAACCATGAGATTGGGAGTTCAAGCTACCGAAGAAAGCAAAATGGGAAAGGACCACTGTCCCGGGGGTTGGTGCGACTAAGGTTTGccgaagttaaaaaaaaaaggccGTGTGGTAGTTGGTTTGGAAATgagttatacatgtattaataaTACCACGTTTGGTAGTTGGTTAGAAGGtaattattcatgtataaaattaataaggTGTTTGGTTTGCAATTTCCATGAGGTAGttggtaaggtctgtgtacatccTATCCTCCCTAGACCcacctcacttgtgggatttcattgggtatgttgttattggttTGCAATTTAGATATCCGCATAACTGAGACATGTAATAAGTTATAAGGTtttctatgtattattttatgcaagatagaaggTGAAATaagtaatacatgaataactaatacatgaataagTAAACCTGCATAACTAATCTCTACATAAAATAATTCTTGGATTCCCTTATAACTGATCCATATATTAGTAATACTTGCATAACTCTAACCaactaccaaacgacccctaagggTATGCAACCTTTAATACTTTCTAGTAAACTACCATTGCTTAGAAGCCAGAATTAGCATAAGAGTAATAGATGTATGGAGCTCAAGGAAGCTTTAGTGAAGGATTAAGAAAAGATAATGCTTACATATGAGgggatgccccagtgcggaggtgtgagaggttagctatggatggtttcagaagaggtaggggtagaccgaagaaatattggggagaggtgattagacaggacatggcgcagttacaacttaccgaggacatgaccttagataggagggtgtggaggacccacattagggtagaaggctagttcatagtctcgttattctctcttattagtaggcgtattagcgcATTATAATTCCCTATGGTCTGATATCtattatcatttattactttcattactttctgtactttgattgccCTATCTTGCTTTtctatatcgctttgaactcCTTATTCTTATctgattttactgagccgaggatctctcggaaacagccgtcctaccttggtaggagtcaggtctgcgtacactctccctccccagaccccacgttgtgagatttcattgggtcgttgttgttgttgttgtatgagGGGAAGTTCCAGTGACTAGATTAGGATTAATACAGGCTGGATTCTCTTCTATCGAATTCGCACTATGCACATTTTTATTTACTGATTTCTGCATTTTGGTGTTGACGAAGAGTTCTTGTCTGAAATTGAGGTATTGGATTTAGTTCAGGGAAACGTGGTGCTGAATGTCAACCAGCTTGTGCATCCATTGTTATCAAACAGGTTATAGATATTCAGTCAGACAGAAGAATCAAATGCTCCACTTTAAAGGAACAGTGAAATTGAGATGAAAATATTCATAGGATTCTGGATTTTCATGAGCGAAGTCTAAACCACTTATTTTCACAATTTGGGACTTTTATGAGAATTGTTtatttgtaaaagaaaagagagCATAATAAGGATATAGTTCTGGATCATTTGGGTGGGGTTGTGCTAAGGAAACCTGAACTGAACAGAGAAGCAAAATACCATATACTTCACCTGTATGGAGAGATTATCCTTGACCAGATCTGAATCTCAAGGTCTAGGCAAGTCGTACTTACCctttaatcaaagaaaatgcATAGGCAAGTCCTACATCTTCCATCTTGAACCAGGAAACTTCACCTGAATCCATGTTGGCTCCTACTGGAATACAAACCTGCAACAGTGCCTGTATGAATGTTATCATTCAACTTCACTTTGGTTTCATCCTCAATTATGGCCGTGATTTCTAAGACAGAGAGATCTGTATTTAATCTAGTCTCCTGTCCATTGCATTTTTACCTTATGAGAATTTAGATGCAGCCTATGTGTCCTTTCCAGTATTTTCACATCAACTATGTTGTGCAGCACACTTGCACATGTTTGTGGCTGTTTATCTTGAGCTTCCACAATCAGTTGACGTGCAATTACAGTACTCTACATCATGTTTTATACTTGTGCATAAATATTAATCTGTTTTTCATGCCATTCATACTGCTTATCTTTTTTCATTTGGTCTTTTCCATCTATGTTATCAGCAAGATTATAGAGCCTAATACAGTCAATAACTTTGAGGTTGCTTTCTTatgttaaatatttttggtgCAGGCTGAATCAGTAGACAGGTTTCTGCAATCGTTGGGTCTTGAGAAGTATGCAATTACATTTCAAGCTGAAGaagtatgtattttttttgCTCCTATTGTCCTCTTCAATTTTACTCATCGAATAGCTGCTGAATATCACCTCTTCCCTTACCACCATTTTCTTGCAGGTCGATATGGCTGCTCTTGTACACATGACAGATGAAGATCTTAAAGCTATGGGAATACCAATGGTaagcatcttcttcttcttcttttcttaataAACAAAGACATTAGTTCAATCTTTGTAGTGACCATTTactaatttttcttaaaaattcttGGATTTGCAACTTTAGAGTAAAAATTTAACAAGTCTGAATAATTAGGGTTATATCTTTCCCTTTATTAAGTGCCAAATTAAAGTAAATGTCCTTTGTTTTCAGGGTCCAAGGAAGAAGATACTTTTAGCATTGGAATCTAAAGTCTGATATTTTGGGGTTTACATCTTCTGCTAGCTTTTGTACAAGTCTATTTCTGGGATTTCCTTCCCTTTTctgggtggtggtggtggtggtgggttATAATGTGGTTAACAAGAACATAGACTCATGAGCTCGACCTTAATGGTATTTACTTAATGGTTTTCGGTTGCTTAGCATGTAATTCGGGTGCCAATTGAGGCAAAGTTTGCTTCTTTAAAGTAAGGCAATGATATCATGATCACCATCTATAAAGAAGAATCTTTCTAAATTACTGCTCCAGTGGCCTTCAAGCATCTCTGAAATGAATAGATTCACTAGTTACTCGTGTAATTGACCCTTAAATCTCGATGGAATAGGATAACATATTGTGTTTGACTGTAATTCATGCAAATACCGTCATTTACATAAATGGCCTCTAAATAATGCCTTTCACTTTCAGACAACTCCTCTTGCATCAAAGGGCTTCACTTATAAAGTCAAGATAAGAAAGGATAAAAGATAATCTACTATCAAAGGGAAGGCCTTTTTTGTTAAAAGGGTTCGGTCTCAATTAAATCACATTATATAAATTGACACAAAGGGAGTAACTCTTTTTGGCGGGGCGTAAGTTTTATGCTCCatttgttcattattttaaaaatatttttttttcacttttacttatcatttttaacatatcaagaaaaaactaatcattttttcctattttactTTTAGCTTTAATTACTTATTCTCCAAATCATTTTTTAAGACTTAATATTATACatcaattaatataattattattataataaaatatacatatttatcactACTTTTCTAAAGAAACATACAAagtccaaaataaataaataaaaatatacgaaaaatatattttcaaatcattttaaaaaaattgctcTCTGCTTGAGAAACCTTGCCACCAAACCCTAATTACATCGGAATCGCATCGGAGACATGGCCACCTTGGCCGTTGGCCAGCCTCCTCTGGTGGAGGTTGGGTCAATAGTTGTGTTAACAGAAGAACCAAGGAGGATGATGTATGCAAACACGAGCAAAACCCCCAAGCCCAATACAAGCTAATTCCTTTTAAACAGATTGCATACCTACATAGGGAACCAAGAATAGTTTGGGAAAAAGAGGAGATAGACCAGATGATTTTGAATGAAGTTCTTCAATATACAGTGATAGGCAAATTTTCATATGGGTGGCCTGACATTCAAGATCTAAGACCACTTATTCCTAAACAATGTGAGTTGAAAGCTGAGGTGAATAATGGTTTATTAAGTAGTCGACATATTCTGATTAGGACTACAAGACTTGATGACTATGTGAAGCTATTGTCGAAGCCACAATTTTATATTGCTCATAATCATTGGTCATACCCAGTGAGGACACTCAAATGGGATCCATGTTTTGATCCAAAAGAGGAGACATCAATGGCTATAGCTTGGATCTTGTTCCCATCATTaccatcaattttttttccgcAAAGAGGCAGTTTTCTCATTGGTTGCAGCAGTAAGTAAACCATTGCAAGTTGATTTGgccatacaaaaaaaaattcggCCAAGCTGTGCAAGGGTCAAAGTGAAAGTGGATTTACCAGCTGAATttccaaaaagaataaatattggCATAAAGATGAAATCAgaagaattgaaagaaaaatggaTCACAACCAAATATGATTATGACCCCAAATACTGTAAGAATTGTAAGCTTCAAGGGCACAATGAAAAAGAATGTTTTATCATTCATCCAGAGTTGtacccaaaaaagaaagagcAAGAAGAACGCAACAACAATAAAAAGGAGGGAGAGGACAAAGATAACACGAATAATAATCCTGTGATGAAGGGGGACAAAGGGAAATAAAAGGAGGTAGAAGAGGCACCTTTCCAGGAgcaagaaaggaaaaaatactataaatggGGGAGAAATCAGTACTGGGATAGAATGGAACAAAAGTGAAATTCTAGATAACAAACAAAAGATCAAGGGGCAACTATAGAGAACAAATTCAAGGCTTTGGAAGAGAAAACACAGGAGAACGGAGGAGATGTAGGAAATGAGGTGATTACAAAGAAGACTAAAGAGGTACAAACACAAGAATTAAAAGTAAACTCaaataaagataaagaaaagaaGTCAGAGGAAAGAGTAGGAACACAATCTATGGAGTCCAATAGTAAAAGCAGGTAGCAAGATGATCAAAGTCCAGTCAATGAAATAAGTAATGAAGACATGATCAAAGATTCGAGGCAACCAGAAAAAACTCCAAAGAAAAGACAGTAGGTAATCATTGAAATCAGTGGGGAGGACAATAATGGAGGTGAGCATGAATTGCATCAGGTGGAGGaaccaaaagaagaagataaacaAATAGAAAAGGAAGTAGAAAAAAGTTTAGAAAAAATCAACAATTTGTCAGAACAACGAATCAAAGATAAACAAAATTTTGAGGAGGATGAATGCATGGATAACAATGTAGAAGGTGTCAGTAAAAGTGGTGATCTCTCACCAAGGAAGATTGCAAATTTTAAGGGGAAGATAAAGAAGACAACAACGCAGACTTAGTCTCaatcataaataattataaggaaaaaaaagggtCCTCTACATCGGTTTAATGATTAATAAagccattttttaaaatattaggtcaataaaaactcaaaaatcttTTGAGCAATTAGTTGGGCATCATTACTCTTACGTAGCTTTACTAAAACTATTTACTAGCCCTACAGAATTAGAGGTATATAGGAGGAAGCTCGGGCTTCCTAATGCTAGGGAAAATTATTCATCAAAAATCTGAATTTTTTGAGAGGAAAATTGAGTGGAGAAAGGTTCTACAGATACTTATCAACAATTGACAATAAATTACCAACTAAGGAGAAGGAATGAATATTTCAGTGTGATAGCAGTGTATGCAAGATGTAGTGCTCTGGAAAGACTGAAATTATGGGATGACTTGGAGAGTATTTTTGAACATAGAACCATCCTTGAATGGTGGGGGGAGACTTCAACTCTATAGTAGATGAAGCAGAAAAGTTAGGTAGACTATCAGTGACACAACAAAAAACCACAAATTTTGCTTATTACATTAATGTTTATGCattgaatgaaataaaatttgtgGAGAGCTGTTATACTTAGTGGAATGGAAGAATTGAAGATGACTTTATTTTTAAGAgattagacaattttttttggaaataatgAATTCATGCAGATGCTACCTAATTCTGAGGTGCATCATCTCATTAGACAAGGTTCAGATCATACCCCTTTACATATAGTTTGTGATATATCATAGGAGGTACCAGAGAAGCCTTTTAGATTTCTGAATTTCTAGACAAAGCACAAGGAGTTTCTGAAGGTGATGGAGGAAAGCAGGAAGGAGGACATAACGGGATCTTCTTTTTACATTGTTCATGCAAAGATGAAAATGCTCAAAATTGTGCTAACACAGTGGAGCAGATGTACATTCGGAAATATCTTTCAAAAAACTGCCACATTGGAGGATATGGTGAAAACAAAGAGGATTTAGATGAAAATTTATCCAACTGAAAAGAACAAGGGTCTACTCAACAAAGTAGAAGCAGAATTGAAGAAATTCCTTCACATAGAGGAGGAATACTGAAAGTAGAAAGCTGGTATGAAATGGTTCTCAAATGGGGAAAAAACACCAATTTTTTCATGCATATGTGAAGGGCAGAAGGAGAAAGTTGCAAGTAAATGAAATCCAGACAAGAAATGAGGATATTATAAATAGTCATAATAACATTGGGGAGGAAGCTGTCAATGTATTCAAGGAGCAGTTTATAAAGAATCAAGAGATGATGAACAGTGAAATCATACAAAGAATTCCTAAACTGATTACTGAAGATGGGAGTGAGGAGATAGGTAAAATGCCAAATATAGAAGAGGTGAAGCAAGTGGTTAGTTCATTAAATTGGGATAATACAAGTCAATCATATGGCTTTTCAGGTCTGTTCTTTCAATTTTGTTGGCATATAATTAGGTTGGATGTCACAAACATGGTCAAGGAATTCTTCCGTGGACAGGAGTTACCCAGGTATGTGGCTCATACCAACTTGGTGCTCATTCCTAAGAAGGAAGAGGTAAAAACTTTTGGAGATTTGAGACCTATAAGTTTGAGTACTTTCATCAATAAAATCATTTCTATATTGTTGCATGAACGGTTGGTAGAAGTGCTCCCTAAAATTATCTCTCCTAATCAATCAGGCTTTGTGAAGGGAAGAAGCATAACTAAAAATGTTTTATTGGCACAAGAGATTATCAGGAATATTAATAGGAGAAATAAGCTGCAGCATAATGTAGTAGTAAAGCTAGATATGGCAAAGGCTTATGATAAGATGTCTTGAAAGTTCATtgtaaaaatattaagaaaGTTTGAGTTTTCTGAAAGAATCATAGATA
This Solanum dulcamara chromosome 8, daSolDulc1.2, whole genome shotgun sequence DNA region includes the following protein-coding sequences:
- the LOC129900959 gene encoding uncharacterized protein LOC129900959, translated to MYADRVETVTRRSIKERINGNADDDSRRRRQITGKRRREEDDKWVHDLYEPHELQGSNQRVGTKDLRLKLQRRRSIQQATQIIKGSLSGGMRDLREKLSGTVFSQTVRTDASPKKLKSIPEVSQPAKRCVIAEAPASETKTVATKVSKKKSQQKAESVDRFLQSLGLEKYAITFQAEEVDMAALVHMTDEDLKAMGIPMGPRKKILLALESKV